In one window of Palaemon carinicauda isolate YSFRI2023 chromosome 2, ASM3689809v2, whole genome shotgun sequence DNA:
- the LOC137628299 gene encoding heterogeneous nuclear ribonucleoprotein A3-like isoform X4, translating to MSQSHQLSEEINGHGQSKTKNTRVFLEHLPKDIRKDQVDKTFSRYGKIAKVYLIYDPPGSGFVEYVDARDAEYAANQMDGADFMGSRVSARVTRGGIARGRGRGRGGGRGISRGGYDRGGRGGGYHSSNYGGGQGYYPRGGGGYRGGYSRGGYRGSDRGGYGGGRGGYSRGGGSYSRGGGGYSRGGGGYSRGSNYSRGSGYSRGFSRGGYNNSNNYDNYEKYEKSSQKPAENGYSRYPSGDKYKSHYSDDKYESYSGSRREEYQRSRSPVSQSPDHYRTASPGYQRTRSRSPIGGGYGSSSRHYPSSSSPPSSREVVRTSRSRDSRGYSPDRSYSHSRKGYSSSSYGGRRSPVDASY from the exons taaGACGAAGAACACACGAGTGTTCCTAGAGCATCTACCGAAAGACATACGGAAAGATCAAGTTGACAAGACGTTTTCCAGATATGGAAAGATAGCAAAAGTTTATCTTATCTACGACCCACCAGGTTCAGGCTTTGTTGAATATGTTGATGCACGGGATGCAGAATATGCAGCAAACCAGATGGACGGAGCAGATTTCATGGGGTCTCGAGTGTCTGCACGTGTGACAAGAGGAGGCATCGCTCGAGGTCGAGGGCGAGGGCGAGGTGGCGGCCGTGGTATTAGTAGAGGGGGCTATGACCGAGGTGGTCGAGGAGGAGGGTATCATTCAAGCAATTATGGTGGGGGTCAGGGTTACTATCCTAGAGGAGGTGGAGGTTACAGGGGGGGTTATTCACGAGGGGGATATAGGGGCTCTGACAGAGGTGGTTATGGTGGTGGTCGAGGTGGATATTCACGTGGTGGCGGCAGTTACTCAAGAGGAGGTGGCGGATATTCCCGAGGAGGTGGAGGCTATTCCCGAGGCAGTAACTACTCAAGAGGAAGTGGCTACTCCAGAGGGTTTTCTCGTGGAGGTTACAACAACTCCAACAACTACGACAATTATGAGAAGTACGAAAAATCTAGTCAAAAGCCAGCTGAGAACGGCTACTCTCGCTACCCCTCTGGTGACAAGTACAAGTCTCACTATTCAGATGACAAGTATGAGAGCTACAGCGGGTCGCGCCGGGAGGAGTACCAGCGCAGCCGTTCACCAGTCAGCCAATCACCTGATCACTATCGTACTGCCTCTCCTGGCTACCAGCGCACCAG GTCTCGGTCTCCAATTGGTGGTGGGTATGGCAGCTCGTCTCGCCACTATCCCTCTTCTTCGTCTCCTCCCTCATCCAGGGAGGTTGTACGAACCTCACGCTCTCGTGATTCACGTGGCTATAGCCCAGACCGGTCATACTCTCACTCACGCAAAGGATACTCCAG TTCATCTTACGGAGGACGTCGCAGCCCTGTTGATGCCAGCTACTAG
- the LOC137628299 gene encoding heterogeneous nuclear ribonucleoprotein A0-like isoform X2 produces the protein MDFGLSEEPHEKMSQSHQLSEEINGHGQSKTKNTRVFLEHLPKDIRKDQVDKTFSRYGKIAKVYLIYDPPGSGFVEYVDARDAEYAANQMDGADFMGSRVSARVTRGGIARGRGRGRGGGRGISRGGYDRGGRGGGYHSSNYGGGQGYYPRGGGGYRGGYSRGGYRGSDRGGYGGGRGGYSRGGGSYSRGGGGYSRGGGGYSRGSNYSRGSGYSRGFSRGGYNNSNNYDNYEKYEKSSQKPAENGYSRYPSGDKYKSHYSDDKYESYSGSRREEYQRSRSPVSQSPDHYRTASPGYQRTRSRSPIGGGYGSSSRHYPSSSSPPSSREVVRTSRSRDSRGYSPDRSYSHSRKGYSSSSYGGRRSPVDASY, from the exons taaGACGAAGAACACACGAGTGTTCCTAGAGCATCTACCGAAAGACATACGGAAAGATCAAGTTGACAAGACGTTTTCCAGATATGGAAAGATAGCAAAAGTTTATCTTATCTACGACCCACCAGGTTCAGGCTTTGTTGAATATGTTGATGCACGGGATGCAGAATATGCAGCAAACCAGATGGACGGAGCAGATTTCATGGGGTCTCGAGTGTCTGCACGTGTGACAAGAGGAGGCATCGCTCGAGGTCGAGGGCGAGGGCGAGGTGGCGGCCGTGGTATTAGTAGAGGGGGCTATGACCGAGGTGGTCGAGGAGGAGGGTATCATTCAAGCAATTATGGTGGGGGTCAGGGTTACTATCCTAGAGGAGGTGGAGGTTACAGGGGGGGTTATTCACGAGGGGGATATAGGGGCTCTGACAGAGGTGGTTATGGTGGTGGTCGAGGTGGATATTCACGTGGTGGCGGCAGTTACTCAAGAGGAGGTGGCGGATATTCCCGAGGAGGTGGAGGCTATTCCCGAGGCAGTAACTACTCAAGAGGAAGTGGCTACTCCAGAGGGTTTTCTCGTGGAGGTTACAACAACTCCAACAACTACGACAATTATGAGAAGTACGAAAAATCTAGTCAAAAGCCAGCTGAGAACGGCTACTCTCGCTACCCCTCTGGTGACAAGTACAAGTCTCACTATTCAGATGACAAGTATGAGAGCTACAGCGGGTCGCGCCGGGAGGAGTACCAGCGCAGCCGTTCACCAGTCAGCCAATCACCTGATCACTATCGTACTGCCTCTCCTGGCTACCAGCGCACCAG GTCTCGGTCTCCAATTGGTGGTGGGTATGGCAGCTCGTCTCGCCACTATCCCTCTTCTTCGTCTCCTCCCTCATCCAGGGAGGTTGTACGAACCTCACGCTCTCGTGATTCACGTGGCTATAGCCCAGACCGGTCATACTCTCACTCACGCAAAGGATACTCCAG TTCATCTTACGGAGGACGTCGCAGCCCTGTTGATGCCAGCTACTAG
- the LOC137628299 gene encoding heterogeneous nuclear ribonucleoprotein A3-like isoform X3 codes for MRPHEKMSQSHQLSEEINGHGQSKTKNTRVFLEHLPKDIRKDQVDKTFSRYGKIAKVYLIYDPPGSGFVEYVDARDAEYAANQMDGADFMGSRVSARVTRGGIARGRGRGRGGGRGISRGGYDRGGRGGGYHSSNYGGGQGYYPRGGGGYRGGYSRGGYRGSDRGGYGGGRGGYSRGGGSYSRGGGGYSRGGGGYSRGSNYSRGSGYSRGFSRGGYNNSNNYDNYEKYEKSSQKPAENGYSRYPSGDKYKSHYSDDKYESYSGSRREEYQRSRSPVSQSPDHYRTASPGYQRTRSRSPIGGGYGSSSRHYPSSSSPPSSREVVRTSRSRDSRGYSPDRSYSHSRKGYSSSSYGGRRSPVDASY; via the exons taaGACGAAGAACACACGAGTGTTCCTAGAGCATCTACCGAAAGACATACGGAAAGATCAAGTTGACAAGACGTTTTCCAGATATGGAAAGATAGCAAAAGTTTATCTTATCTACGACCCACCAGGTTCAGGCTTTGTTGAATATGTTGATGCACGGGATGCAGAATATGCAGCAAACCAGATGGACGGAGCAGATTTCATGGGGTCTCGAGTGTCTGCACGTGTGACAAGAGGAGGCATCGCTCGAGGTCGAGGGCGAGGGCGAGGTGGCGGCCGTGGTATTAGTAGAGGGGGCTATGACCGAGGTGGTCGAGGAGGAGGGTATCATTCAAGCAATTATGGTGGGGGTCAGGGTTACTATCCTAGAGGAGGTGGAGGTTACAGGGGGGGTTATTCACGAGGGGGATATAGGGGCTCTGACAGAGGTGGTTATGGTGGTGGTCGAGGTGGATATTCACGTGGTGGCGGCAGTTACTCAAGAGGAGGTGGCGGATATTCCCGAGGAGGTGGAGGCTATTCCCGAGGCAGTAACTACTCAAGAGGAAGTGGCTACTCCAGAGGGTTTTCTCGTGGAGGTTACAACAACTCCAACAACTACGACAATTATGAGAAGTACGAAAAATCTAGTCAAAAGCCAGCTGAGAACGGCTACTCTCGCTACCCCTCTGGTGACAAGTACAAGTCTCACTATTCAGATGACAAGTATGAGAGCTACAGCGGGTCGCGCCGGGAGGAGTACCAGCGCAGCCGTTCACCAGTCAGCCAATCACCTGATCACTATCGTACTGCCTCTCCTGGCTACCAGCGCACCAG GTCTCGGTCTCCAATTGGTGGTGGGTATGGCAGCTCGTCTCGCCACTATCCCTCTTCTTCGTCTCCTCCCTCATCCAGGGAGGTTGTACGAACCTCACGCTCTCGTGATTCACGTGGCTATAGCCCAGACCGGTCATACTCTCACTCACGCAAAGGATACTCCAG TTCATCTTACGGAGGACGTCGCAGCCCTGTTGATGCCAGCTACTAG